Part of the Candidatus Binatus sp. genome is shown below.
GGATCGCCTTGGACGCCTCTTCCGCAGTCGCCATTTCGACGAAGCCGAAGCCCTTCGATTGGCCGGAAAATTTGTCGGTGATTACCGCGACGCTTTGAACCTGGCCTGCTTGCGAAAACAGTTCTTCCAGGTCCGTGTTGGAAACCGAGTAGGCCAGATTGCCTACATACAACTTGCTGGGCATGTTTGCCCTCCGTGAGTGATTGCCAGGAAGCTCTCGAACAGAAAACCCGGGCTCATTCCCGAGTTTAGATGAAAGGAACGTATCCGAGCGTTAGAGCATCGACTTTACGCCAATCGCCGCGCGAAAGATAGA
Proteins encoded:
- a CDS encoding RNA-binding protein; protein product: MPSKLYVGNLAYSVSNTDLEELFSQAGQVQSVAVITDKFSGQSKGFGFVEMATAEEASKAIQTLNDTDLKGRNIKVSEAKPRESSFGGGGGNRRGGGGGGGGDRGGSRW